In Phalacrocorax carbo chromosome 17, bPhaCar2.1, whole genome shotgun sequence, the genomic window TTTCAAGCTCAAAAGACACTGTGCAGTTTTTGTGTTACTGTCCAAATGCCAAAAGAAACGACTCAAACAGCATATTCAGAACAACTGTTACGGGAGGGAAACAGCAGGTTTGGACAATTCAAAGCTTAGTTCTCCAAAAAAATATGTTACAACTTAagatgctgttttaaaaatgaccCTTTTCTTCCAAACAATCTGAGCGCTGATGAACTGTTATTTTGCAACAAAGTAAGATCAGTCAAGACTAATCCCAGCTGGATTGTACCATACCAAGGAGGCTGCCTGCGACTTAGAGCAAACAGGTTCTCGCTAACAGAGCCAGGTGAGCAGTAAAGGCGATGAAAGCCAGCACGCAGAACTGCAACCTAACCCACCCCGCTCAGACACGGGCTGTGGCCCCAAAcgctgccagctcctcctggggaaAACGCCTTGCTGCCGATGCCTTTCTTTTGTCGTAAATAAAAATGGGCAGTGACCCCCTTATAAAGCATTTCAATACCTTTGCCTAAAAAGACCCACCTGCAGCATTGGGATGGTTATTTGCAAAGAGCGAAGAGTGCACCGTGGGGAGGTCTGGGAAtgaaggggagaggaaggaaggctgTGAAAATGCCAGAAAGGGCCAAACCAAAgttgctggttttctttctctatgTGAGAAGACCTAAAACAGACTGAGGAGCAGCTGCAACAGTGttctccagcacagctccacCTGGGTAAGTTCCACATGCTGAGACACGTCCCGTACTGAGTTACACCgttaatatttgcatttttcgTCAATATTCTCCATTTGAAAGCCCTGGTTTTCATTACTCATTCTGAGAATGAAAGCTTGTCATTTTACAGtagttggcttttttttaagcaagattttttgccatttccttcccagtaatttattttatacataatTAATGTTGAATGATTCTCCACATACACATTTTGCCAGAAAGCCAAAAGCAACTCTGACAAAGCAAATAAACGTTCTGCAGCTTATCCAACTGTTTTAAGCGCTCCGCTGATAACAGAGCTAAAAAAGGtaatgaggaagaaaacattcaaTATTTCTGTAGACACTTCATTAAGGTAATTAAGGCAATCATTTAAAGCAGTTATGAGGATTATTAACACACAAAGGAAATTACGCAACAGGGTTTTCACAAACCAGGCAGACTTACCATTATTTTATGATGCCTTTAAGAATAACTTTCAGCAGTTTaataagcttttgaaaataaggACTCATTTCTTGGCAAAGGACGGAGCCTTCCCTACACCTGGGAAAAGCATATTCAGGGTCGCTGAgatttggtttttcttttttgcagggGGAGGAGTTGTTCTTTTACTTTAATACGCAACAAGGATTTCTACTGAGCTGGCAAATAACTGAATTAGCTTGTTAAATTGCCCTGGtacaaaaaatgtatttgcccAAAATCACCCACCGAAGTCACGTAGATCAACGGTGGGACCACAGGGCCACTGCAGTCACCGTCTCACCATTTCACACTCTGCTACAAACAGAACTGGGAAACCATAACAGGCTTTTAAAGATGTAGAAAATCCCCAGATACTCCGTAGTTGATACTTTGCAAACCGCCACTTCTGAAGATGGTCCTTCTCATAACATCTTTTAATGATTAATAGCAGTCTTTATTTAAACCACTAGCAATCTAACATAGATATTACCAATGTTAAAAATCACTAGAGCAAAGCACATTACCGTTCTTCAACCTACAcgagagaaaaatgaaaggcattTATAACAGTCAAACATGTTACAGCGTTACACcgaaaatatttttctaactgTTAAGTCATCAGGATTGCTGTTTTCTAGAggaatatgcatttttaattaacacATAAAAAATGAAGTATGCGTAACAGACTCTACTGAAGAGGCAtgacacatttttcaaaatccCTTAATTAACTTAGGAGCCTAAAGGGTTTTTCTACACGCTCTACTACTTTAACCCCATCACGGTGGTTATAGTGACTCAACCCTTCTGGCACCACGCGGACTTGCTTGTGCCGATACAAAAGATACCAAGGGATAAATGAGACATCCCCATTGCAAAAGtacaactatttaaaaaattttttagaAGTATCCCTCGCATATCTGTTTTATCTTGTGGATTGCAGGAAAACAAGTTGTGTTGGGTTAGGGCAAGGTGGGACACGCCAGGGAAGAGCTGGTGTGCTCTAAGGTTTTGGGGCACGCTGAAGTCGTTTGTCTGTCTAAAAGTACATTTACTGCCGTAATACATCTTCTAGAGCTTTGTGACAAACTAGACTACTATACTGGTGTTTTAAAGAGACTTTATTTAAATTATGATCTAATAAACATGACATAGTCGTACCTATTTTCTTGCCTCTTCCCCAAGAAAACCTTTTCTGCCCCCTTTTGTATGGATTTCTCATGTAACTCTACATTAAACCTCTGAAGATGCATCACATAGCACCCAATTCTGCCGGAGCACACAGCCCTCAGATCATGTTTTCATAAACGTGCTCACTTGAGACTTGACTTTGCctcaaatgcttttttgtttctccacTTTTATTAACTTACATagacacagaacaaaaccaggaatGTTCTTAAGGTTTGTTCTGTTCAAAGTTAGCCTGGAAAGTAGATTTGAGTATCCTTTGAGAGCAAATCATGAGGTTAATCTGATATAAGAGCCCCCAGGAAACACAATATAGCGTTCAGAAATGGGAGAGCACAGTTAAGGGGGGGAACCCCAAAAACCAACGGCCCTAAAATTTAATGCCTGCTTaagggatgctgcagcaggaTGCTCACATGGCTGAGCAGCGGACCCAGGCCTGGattcagctccctgtgccctCGGGGCAGCCATTTTACCTCAACGCGGCCGAGCCGCTCCCAGCTCGCCTCCGTCCTACCCTCGGCCCTCCTGTCCGCCCGAGGAGCGGGCAGAGGCCTTTTCCCCACGGCCCCCGGGCACGCCAACACACGACAGAGCCGTCACCACCTTCCAGCCGCAGCCCCTCATCACCCGGCGGggacctgcctgcctgcccgcccgcccgcccgcccgctcccTCCGTCCCGCCGCCAtcccgcccctcccgccgctgcACACGGCCCAGCCGCCCACCCGCGCAGTGCATTGTGGGACGCGCCCCGCGCCTTGGCGCCAAGCGCCGCCGCGGCGCATTGTGGGATACACCCTCCCCTGCCCCGGCCGGGCCTTCTTGGCGCGGGCGCCGCACCGGACGTGACGCCACACGGCTTGCCGCCGTATTAACGGTGGTTGCGGAGTGCATTCTTCCCCTACCGCGGGCACCGTGGAGCTTTCCGAGGGAGAATCGAGCTTACTACAGCCCCACACCCCGGGCTGCGCTGCCAGCGTGGGTTCGGCCCCTTAGGTGGGGCCGCCGAGGGGCGAAAGAGTAGGAACTACTTTCCTCCGAATCAGCGCATGCGCAGGGCGGAGGAGTGAGGACGCGGCGGAAGACGCGAGCGCCGTCTAGTTCGCCGTCAGCGGGGGAGGTGCTGCGTCCCGGGGTGAAATCGCTGCGCGTAGTAGGAGCGCGAGGGGAAGCTGCGGTCGCCATTTTGAAGCGGTTGTTGGGGGAGGCGGCGTGTGTGCTCCCGtctgcccggcccggccccgcgcccgcccgcccgcccgctctCCCTGCTCCGGCCCCTCTACCGCCGCAGCCATTGCTGACCTTGCCATGTCCGGAGGGGGCGTGATCCGCGGCCCAGCCGGCAACAACGACTGCCGTATCTACGTGGGGAACCTGCCCCCCGACATCCGCACCAAGGACATCGAGGACGTTTTCTACAAGTACGGGGCCATCCGCGACATCGACCTCAAGAACCGCCGCGGGGGCCCGCCCTTCGCTTTCGTCGAGTTTGAGGACCCAAGGTAagacccccaccaccaccctcgGGCGCTCCCCTGGGAGCGGGGACGGCCCGGGTCCCGCCGCGGCCTGTGCCGTGTCCCCCGGCCTCGGGCCCGCGGTAGGGGCGGCCACCGGCAGCCGCCTCTTCGCTCCCGCGGAGCACCGTTCCCCTCCCTCCTCGGGCCACGCTAACGGGCCCCCCGCGCCGTTgcgggggggagcggcggggggttggggggagggcGAGGCGGGCGGTGCGGGGTGGGGCCGGCGGGAAGCGGGAACAAAGGCGGGGGGGCGGTGCGTGGGCAgggcgcggcgcgggggggcggcggcagTGCTCaccgccccgtcccgtcccgcaGGGACGCGGAGGACGCCGTCTACGGGCGGGACGGCTACGATTACGATGGGTATCGCCTCCGCGTGGAGTTCCCTCGGAGCGGCCGGGGCACCGgcagaggcggcggcggcggaggaggggGCGGAGCCCCCCGGGGCAGGTACGGCCCCCCGTCCCGGCGCTCGGAGTACAGAGTGATCGTCTCGGGTGAGTCACTTCTCTCTTTTAAACTCAAGTGCTCCCCCGGGGTCCTCCAGGCAAGCTTCCCAGCGAGAGGGGTGGTGTAGCTCCGAGTTGTTTCTTAAAAAGCATCGCCTGGCGTAGCCTGGGAGGAATGCTGGCCGTGTGAGGCTAGCAGCTCCTCGAGGCAGCCTGTCTGCTTCCTAAATAGTCTCTTGTTTGCTGCGAGCTGCCTCTGTAACTACAGGAAGTGAGAATATAATCTGGTTTTAAAGTAATACCTTGCTTTTTATATAGGGCTGCCTCCAAGTGGAAGCTGGCAGGATTTAAAGGATCACATGCGTGAAGCAGGTGATGTATGTTATGCTGATGTTTTCCGAGATGGCACTGGTGTCGTGGAGTTTGTACGGAAGGAAGATATGACCTACGCTGTGCGAAAA contains:
- the SRSF1 gene encoding serine/arginine-rich splicing factor 1 gives rise to the protein MSGGGVIRGPAGNNDCRIYVGNLPPDIRTKDIEDVFYKYGAIRDIDLKNRRGGPPFAFVEFEDPRDAEDAVYGRDGYDYDGYRLRVEFPRSGRGTGRGGGGGGGGGAPRGRYGPPSRRSEYRVIVSGLPPSGSWQDLKDHMREAGDVCYADVFRDGTGVVEFVRKEDMTYAVRKLDNTKFRSHEGETAYIRVKVDGPRSPSYGRSRSRSRSRSRSRSRSNSRSRSYSPRRSRGSPRYSPRHSRSRSRT